The Bdellovibrionales bacterium genome segment GCTTCTCTCCAGAAAGAGTTCCTTTCTGACTCACCCGACTTTTAATTCCTACCATTCCGAAACAGAAATGCTTCGCTATATCCGTCGTCTCGAATGCAAGGATTTAACGCTGGCAAATGCGATGATTCCGCTTGGTTCATGTACCATGAAGCTCAATGCCGTAAGCGAGATGATTCCTGTTACCTGGCCTGAATTCGCGAAAATTCACCCCTTTGCTCCCTTAGAACAAACTCAAGGCTACCAGCTATTGATTTCTGAACTTGAAAACTGGTTGTGTCAGCTAACGGGTTTTGCTGGAATTTCTTTTCAACCCAATGCCGGTTCTCAAGGGGAATACGCAGGCCTTTTAGCTATTCGCAAGTTTCACCAGTCCCGCCAACAAGGTCACCGAAATATCTGTCTCATCCCCCGATCGGCCCACGGAACAAATCCAGCGAGTGCCGCCATGGCCGGCATGGAAGTCGTTGTCGTCGGTTGCGATACGAACGGAAACATCGACATTGATGACCTGCAAATCAAGGCACATACTCATAGAAATAAGCTTGCCGCACTCATGGTGACTTATCCGTCTACACACGGAGTTTTTGAAGAAGAAATCATTAAAATCTGTCAAATTGTGCATGAATTTGGTGGACAAGTTTACATGGATGGGGCCAATTTCAACGCCATGGTTGGACTCGCCCGACCTCACGAAATTGGCGCCGACGTCTGCCACCTCAACCTTCACAAAACCTTTAGCATTCCGCATGGCGGAGGAGGGCCTGGGGTTGGTCCCATCGGAGTGGCAGAGCATCTGATGCCTTTTCTTCCGACTCATAAACAACAAAGTCGTTGCGGACCTAAAACTGGGATTTCGGCTGTCTCTTCAGCCCCGTGGGGAAGCGCTGGAATCTTACCCATTTCTTGGGCCTATGTTCATATGATGGGCTTGGAGGGTTTGAAGAAAGCGACGGAAGTGGCCATACTCTCGGCAAATTATATTGCAAAACGTTTAAGTCCACACTACCCAGTTGTTTACCGGGGGAAGCAAGGCTTTGTAGCCCATGAGTGTATTTTAGATTGCAGTGAATTTCGTGGATCCTCCGGTATTCAAGTCGATGATATTGCGAAGAGATTGATGGACTACGGTTTTCACGCTCCCACAATGTCATGGCCCGTGCCAGGAACCCTCATGGTTGAGCCAACAGAGAGCGAATCCCTCGCTGAGCTTGATCGTTTCTGCGATGCCATGATTCAAATTCGCAAAGAGATCAAACAGATTGAAATGGGCCATACAGACCGAGAGAATAACCCGCTTCGTAATGCCCCCCATTCCATCGAACACTTAACATCAGACGAGTGGAAACATCCTTACACGAGGGAGGAAGCGAGCTTTCCACTGACGTGGGTGAAAGATCATAAGTTTTGGACTCCCATCAGACGAATCGATAACGCTTACGGAGACAGAAATCTTGTCTGCAGTTGTCCCAGCCCTGACGAGTATGTATGATGGCGCTCAACTTATGAACGCACCTCCTTCTCAACTGGAACAGCTACGACTCTCAAGCTTTTGCGCTTATCCATTTGTTCAGCTATCGACGATTCCCGCCGGTTTTTTTCGACCATGCTGCTATTATACAAAAATGTTGCAAGCACCTACAGGACGAAATTTTTCTGTCGCAACTGACTCGATAGAAAAGGTTTGGAACAGCGACAGTCTTCGCATGATTCGAAAAAAAATGTTGAGCGGAGAAGCCCTTCATCAGTGTCGTCAGTGTTATCAGGAGGAGGCCTCTGGCTCTACAAGCATGCGTCAACGAAGTCTCCAAGATTGGGGAGACCACGAGGGCCTTGGCAAGGCGATCAAAGAAGCTGAAAGTAATGACTACCAGCTTTCTTCCTTGCCTTATTTTCTTGAACTCAAGCCGGGTAACCTCTGTAATTTAAAATGCAGAATGTGTAATCAGTTTGATAGTAGCTCCGTTGCCAATGAACTCAAAACTCTGGCAAACAAGTACAGTCATCTCATTTCACTTAAGGATCCAAGGCTTTTCGACAAAGAAACCTTTGAAGTTGATTTTACTATTGACCAAATGCCGAACTGGTCGGCTATTCCAGGATTTTGGGCAGAAATCACCAGTTTTATCCCATATATCGAGACTCTTAGCTTCGCCGGAGGCGAACCAGCCCTCCTTCCTGAAGTTTTCTCTCTGTTGAAGGCTTGTGTCGACAGCGGACATTCGAAACGTATTCGAGTATTTTTATCTTCAAATTTTACTTATTTGAGCACTGAATTGATTGAAGTTTCCACCCAGTTTAATCCCTTTGAATTCATAGCAAGTATTGATGGGACAGGTTCTGTTCAAGAGTACATTCGGTTTCCTTCTAAATGGAACGTGGTTGCAGAAAACTTTCTGCTCGTGAAAGAGCGCGTAAAGGAAGGGAGAGTAAAGCTCCTGGTAAACCTGACCCTACAAATGTATAATATTCTGTCTTTCACCGATGTTCTAGATTGGATTGAAACTCTCGCATTGGAACAGCCTCATTTTTATCAGTATCCTTACTCAATAAACATTCTCTTTAAGCCTCGGTTTTTGAATATCGACATTCTTCCCCTTTCTGTGAGAGAGATCGCCATTGAGAGAATTAATTCCTATTTGAAGCGTTCCCATCTCATCAAAAATCTCGAGGGATTAGGTGATCGCTTCGACCTCATACTTCATCAACTCAAACAACCGCTACCGCCAGATTATGAGGAAAATCTGAAAAAGTTTTGGGCTTACACCCAGCTCCTTGATGACCACCGAAAACAGAAACTCAAGCACGTGGATCCCATTCTCTACGCTGCCGTCGCAAGTGAGGCTGCTAGATTGGGTTTTGAGAACTGGAGTTTTTCGGAATCTCACCTCAAAAATGTGTCAGTTGCAACCTTGGTTGGCGAGCAAAGTCCATGAATGATCTCACGGACTCGGACCCCGATCAAAATCAACCCCTCCTACCCAAGGGAATTTGTCCTTTGCCCTGGCTGCATTTTAGCGTCAATACAGACACGTCAATTCGAGTGTGTTGCAATACAGATCATGGTGGCCACATTCGCGATGAAAATAATAACCCCATTTACCTCTCGAATCTCGCATCGGTTGATCAAGCATTCAATGGCCCCTTTATGAAGAGATTTCGTTTGGCTATGGCAAATGGTGAGAAGCCAACTTTTTGTAACAATTGTTATCGCGTTGAAGACAATGGTGGTGTTTCCTTACGCAATATCTACCTCAAGCAATATGAGGAGAGCTTTCATCATCTTCTCGAGGCGACGGGAGAAGATGGTACAGCGACAAATGAAATTTCATTTTTAGACCTGTCACTGAGTAACCACTGCAATTTGAAATGCCGCATGTGCGGGCCAACCTCTTCCTACGCTCTACACGATGACTTTGAGTCCCTTAAAATTCATTTCTCCAAAGAACATACACAAAGAGCCCATCTCGACTGGCAGGATGACAGCCATCTTACTATGATTTTTTCAAAAATTCTGCCTGGCCTGAAAGAAGTACTCACCACAGGGGGGGAACCCTTTCTCTCGCGATTGCATTTGAAACTTCTCGAATTGGCAGTTCAAAATGGATCGAGTCGCAACATTGTTCTCCGCTACCATTCAAACATTTCTGTTCTTCCTCCTCGGCTTCTTGAATTGTGGTCAGAATTTAAGGCAATTGAAATTCATATTAGCGTGGAGGGTTACGGGGATATCAACGATTATATTCGCTTCCCTCTCAAGTGGAGTGTCTTTCGCAAAAACTTTGAAAGCTTGATTGAATTGAAGAAAAGGCTTCCTCTCTGGCTGGAAATTCACACCTGTTTTCAGGCCTATAATATTTTACGACTTCCAGAATTTCTCGATTTTCTTATCAACTACCGTGATTCCCTTCCAGCCATGCCTTATTTTATTTCCCTGGGAAATCCATCGTACCTTTCCGCCTCTGTTCTTCCTTCAGCCCTTAAAGAACTAGCGATGGAAAAAATCTACCGCCACCTTGATAGAAATATTTCCCACTACGATGAGCACTTTGGCCAATTCAATCGAGAAAAGATTGAGATACTATTGAGTCATTTCAAATCTTTGAATCACTCAATTGAAACCGAGATCCAGCGCCATATTTCCTGGAAGAAGTTTATGGACTATACCTCATCATTTGATCGCCTTCGGAACCAATCTATTCTAGAACTCCTTCCTGAGATGAAATCCTTTTGGAAACCTGGAAATGCCGAAAGCGATTTTAACGCCACTGTATAGTAATACTATAAGGGCGACCTTTCCTCCTCCCCTTTCATTGTGTAACTTTTTTCCCATGTAACTCGATAAGAGACTGCACATTCTTAGCAAAATGTTCAAATTAAGACCCCCCATTCCTTTTCTGTCTGATCAAAGTACAATTTAAACAAGGTCGCGGGCATCCAATTCTTATTGGGGAGGAATATACATGCTGAATCCACTTTCTCGTCGTCGTGTTCTTCAGGCACTTTCATTGACAATGACCGGAAGCCCTTGGCTGTCTGCTCTTGCTGAAAGGCAAGCCAATCAAAATATCCCCAAATTAAGTTTAAAAGCTCGGATTGTTGAGACCGGCGAAATTGTAGATATCGATAACGATGAGGTCGGACAGTTGATTTTCGAAGGGAAGGCTCAGATTGTAGAGGACAAATCGAGTGTTGTCGAAAAACTTGAGTATTTTTCCTCGCTCGCAATTCCTCGATTTATGAAGTTTGAAAATGTTATGAAATCTATTACGCCTGAAATTGAAGCCCATTTTGATTACTTCATTTGTGTAAATACAGCAAAAGCTGATTCCTCTCCAACAAACTTTGTGCCTGCCCAATTCATGTCAGTCATTGGGCGTCCACGAAAGGGCCGAAATATTTTTGAACGCAATTCCTCTCAAGAAATTATTGGCATCACCGCCGAGTCTCAGAAATTTCAGAGCGATTTTTTTGAAACCTATTTCGAAAATGCACTCAAGCAATCCGCCGAATATGCTCGTCGCAATGATATCAACCTCAATTACCAAAATGATCAACTGCCGTACGCCCTTCCCGTTTCATCTGGGTTGGCGGGATCGGGATCCATATTGACAATATCTGGGGCCTTTCAAGTTCATTTTGCAAAAACAAGGGATCACCAGCAAGGCACGATTGGTTCTCCCATGTCTCATGCCATGTATATCTATTATCGCTATAGTTCTGGAGGCCGTTGGTCCGGAATCGCCATCCATGGCACTCCACCAAGCAATTGGAAAAAACTGGGGGTTTCCAGGGCCAGCCATGGTTGTGTCAGAACACTACCACACGTGGCAAAGGCCCTTCGCGGGGCCTTTTTTGAGTCGAGCTCTTTTTTATCGCCCAACCTGCCTGAATTTGATGCGAACTCAGCCTTGCCCAAATTAACCGGAAAAAATATCTCAGAAAGCCGCCCGAAGGCGGTCATCGTCTTATTTGAGGGATATCAGCGACCCACCATTCACCTGGGCTAAAATCGCATGAACTGGCCCACTTGATTGTTGTTCCAAACTCCAAGGGAGCCGGCTGAACTAAATCTCAGGAGTCCAGGATCTTCAAACATGCGTCCGGCAGCAGCGCTCACGTTGTGAGCACTGCACCAAGCCGAACTCGATCCTGAACCCCTAAGATCTGCTTCAGCCAGCTCCCTGTGTCTTTTGGACACAACAGAATCACCGAAGGCTTGTGGGCCAACCGCTGCATTAAAAACGAGATCCTTCTTCTCAAATTATTGATTTTTGCATGAGTCGAATGCCGGCCAAGGGGAGGTCAATCGCCTCATCCGCAAAACCTGGTGTACAAGGAAAGATTCCAGAAGCCTTAGAAATCATATGTCATCATCGCCATCCGAAGTTGGAATCCTTGGTTGGCCCACAAGCCTTCGGTGATTCTGTTGTGTCCAAAAGACACAGGGAGCTGGCTGAAGCAATCTCAGGGGTTCAGGATCGAGTTCGGCTTGGTGCAGTGCTCACAACGTGAGCGCTGCTGCCGGACGCATGTTTGAAGATCCTGGACTCCTGAGATTTGGTTCAGCCGGAGCCCTTGGAGTTTGGAACAACAATCAAGTGGGCCAGTTCAATGATTGCAAACATCAATGGTTTGATTGGGATAAAAGTATTTCAAGCCAAGCTCTGGCATTTATTGGAAACGCGTCTCGAGAAGTCAATAATCCTGACCGAAGGCTCTGCTCAGAACACTTGCAATCTTTAAACAAGGTGTCCCCAGTATCCAAAATTCTTTCTGTCATTTGGAATGCCTTGGCATTATTCGCACGCATCGTCTGAATCACATCGTCCAAGGTCACATGCGGTATCGAATCATCCCAGCAGTCATAATCTGTCACAAAACAACAAGGCAGATACGGAAGACCTGCCTCTCGGGCCAAGGCATATTCCGGAAAATGCGTCATTCCAATGATATCCGCACCCATGGAACGATAATGAATGGATTCCGCTTGAGTTGAAAAGTAAGGACCTTCCACACAAATGTAGGTTTGGCCCACGTGGCTTTCAAAAGGCAAGCCCTCTGCCAGTTCGATCGTTCTGCTTGCCATTGACTGACAAACTGGCTTGGCTAAAGACACATGGCCAACGACACCGTCTCCACAGAAGCTATGATGACGAAGACCTTTCGTGCGATCAATATACTGAATCGGAATGACCATATCTCCAGGTTTATAATGCTGTTGGAGGCTACCAACAGCTGAAAAGCTAAGAATTGCCTTTGCACCATATTTCTTTAAGGCCCAAATATTTGCTCTATAGTTAACTTCGCTAGGCAAAAGTTCATGGTGATCTCCATGCCGAGAAACAAATAAACATTCATGATCCCCTATCTTGACGGTTTTTAATCCGCTCGATGCAGAGCCGAAGGGTGTTTCTCTACCTAATAAAGAAATCGTTTTAAAATTTTCAAATTTTTCGAAACCTGACCCACCTATGATGGCCCACATACTAAAACCTCCTCATAAACTAAAAATAAAATATTCACAAAGTTCTCTCGCCTATGCCCCGACGCATTTCGCGTAATGCTTCAACCTCTTCGGTTGGCAAAAAACTGAGTCCACCCATTTGCTTAGCTAAAGCCAGTATTTGAGCAGAATGCTCCAGTCTCTCCATTCCATTCACCGCTTCATCCAAATCCTCTCCCCAACTCAAACCGCCGTGCCGACTCAGTATCATCAAACGGTGATGAGGAAGAAAGGAACCCAAGACCTCTCCCATTCCCACAGTTGTTGGTCGCGCATAGGGAACTATAGGTATGGAGCCAACAGCCAAGATTATTTCGCTCAGACAATCACTTGGTAATTCTGAAAGCTGCGGGTGCGAAATAGACCAAGCCACTGCGTAAGGAGGATGAGCATGTACAACAGCCCTAGCCTTTTTAACTTGTCGGTAGACTTCAAGATGCATCGACATCTCTCCAGAAGGCTTTCCCTCCAGTACGCGGCCCTTCAGGTCAATGACGCAGAGATCTTCGACCTTAATAAAAGCCTTGGCTACTCCAGAAGGCGTAATGACAATCCTCTCGTCACTCAAACGATAACTGAGATTCCCGTCTGCAGCGGCCAGCATTCCTCGATCATAAAGACGTCGAGAACCCAAAAGTATTTGCTGTCTCACCGTCAACTCTAATTCCATGCTCATTTAGATTCCCTTCTGGCAGGCAAGTATTCTATGCAGGAGAAACTGAGTCAAGCTAGACGAACTCAGAATAACGTGGGATATTCGGCCATCATGAAAATTCGACACTTGCATCATTTTAGCCTCCCAGAATCCATCACGGAACGAATTCAATGGGGCCTTGCTCGAGAGCAGTTCAATTTGGAACAAAAGCATTCATTGAGTGAGGCCATTTTAGATCTTTCAAGGCAATATTTGGATAGAACAATTGACCCTCAACTGTGGACGAATCGTCGTCATCGTGCCGCCTATTGGGCTTACTTTCTCCCACTCAACTTTCTACGCCTGACCGCAGTTCTCGAGGAGGGACTCCGTCTTAATTTCTTTAAAAATATTAAGGAAGTTGTTGATTTTGGATCTGGTCCAGGAACAGGCTTACTCGCATGGGATCTCCTCCAAATCCCAATACCTCTCGATTGTTACCAATCCATCGACTCAGCTCGCGAACCACTGGATATCATAAGAGCAATGATTGATAAATTTCCAGTGACCATGCAAACAGAAATCCACCAGAGTCGTACTCTTCCGCGAGCTCCCCATTCACAGAGTCTCGCCTTATTGAGTTATTCACTTAACGAGGGACATTCAATACCCGAAAATTTGGATGGCTATTCACATGTCCTTATCTTAGAACCTAGCAGTCGAACACAAGGACGGCAGCTCATGGTTTGGAGAAATGAACTTCTCGAGAAGGGTTATCATATTTGGGCACCTTGCACCCATCAGATGGCTTGTCCATTGCTTGAAATGTCCAAGTCAGATTGGTGCCATGATCGTATATTATTGCGACGACCTGATTGGCTGATTCACCTGGAGGACCTGCTTCCCCTTGATAACCGCAGCCTCACCTTTTCCTATTTGATGGCCTCTCGAATCGCTCCTCCCGAATGGTCTGTAGCAAGGATCATTGGAGATACTCTTGAGGAAAAGGGAAAGACAAAACAAGCACTTTGCCGAGGCCCAAAGAGAGAGTTTTTATCATGGCTCAAGAAAGAAGGGCGGGCTCCACTTATTCCTCGCGGTTCAAGAGTTGAGCTGCCGACGGACTTAACTATCAAGGCAAACGAACTGCGTTCAAAATCAGAAATTAGAATTCATTCCACACACGGAAAAATCTAAATGCAGTTTTTAAGGCCCATGGGCCAATGAAACCCTGATTCGGGTTTAGGCAACCTTTGTATTTGTGAGAAGCTCAATAATACTATCGTAAACGGCGACTCTTTCGGGTGTCTCTTTGTAAGCCCTTCTTCGAACTCCCATGGCTAAATCAGCAGCCGTAATACTCAAGTTTGGAGACCTATAAGTTGGATCGGCTCCGAATGAAAGAAATAGCTTAGCAGATTCCAAATCACCCTCACGAGCCGCATACATCAGCGGATTCCATCCCTTGTTATCGATGTCATTTACATTGAATCCACCGAGGTTCCACACCAACTGTGCCATTTCGACTCGTCCGCTCTGAGCGGCCGCAATCAGAAGGGTTGCTCGTTCATTTGAAACAATCTTCTGATCTGAGCCCTTTTCAATTAAAATCTTAACTGCCTCGATGTGACATTTTCGAACGGCCTTCATCAAAGCATTCTCTCCCAGCATATCCTTGCACGCAACGTCAATAGAAGGATTATCAAGAAGGTTGAGCACGATCTCCTCAGCACCCATTGTTTCCAAAGCAATCATAAGGGAATTCTTTCCTCTTGTAGAGACGAGATTTCCTCCTCCTCCCATCCAATTCGGATCGGCCCCTTTACTCAAGAAATATTTGACCTCTTTTTGATTCTTCTCCAGAATGGCCTTCACCAAAGGGGAATACCCTGAGGGAAGGATCGTATTCATACTTGCCCCTTGTTCCAAACACCAATTCATCTGATCAACTAAGTTTTCATCTATGGCCCACACAAAGGCGTCCTGAATATCTGCACCGGCCTCCTTAAAAAAGAGGGCAACTTTTGGTTTTCCCTTCTCCAGTGCTATGTTAATGAGGTTTCGTCCGCGATGGTCAACTTTCTCCATACCTTTTTCAGGACTTTGCATCATTGCCACTATGGCCCTTTGGAAGTTGAGCTCGGTCGCTAGCATAATCGGCGTATATTTTGTGGATCTTTCAGGGATATCAGCTCTCGCCTTGTTTTTTATCAATAATTCAATGAGCGGCAAGGCATTTGCCTTAACAGCAAAATACAAAGTCGTCTTTTCCGTATCACGATCAATGGTATTGATATCCGCACCCAAATTAATTGCCATCAAAACGCCAGAGATGTTACCACCACGGGCCTGTGATATCAGCATTTTCTCATTCTTACCCTGATGGCCATCTGCCGAGGTCTTCGGCTGTACAATTTTCTCAAAAATTCGCTTTATTCGAAATGGAACCATAATCTCCTCAATAGATGCTTTGATCATATCAAATAATTATTTTATTCGGTCTAACTTATGCCCAAAATTTTTAGAATCAGGTCGAAAGTATTTGGCTGTTCAAGCCCAAATATTGAATTGAACTCGCAACATCAGGATCTTTGTCCAGAATCAGGGGGGCCTTCCATTTTCTTCCCTGAAAAGTCTTTTGACGACGGAATTCGTCCAGAAACATTTGATAGGTTTCCATTTTACTCGATGCCCAAGCTGGAGCGACCAACTCATCATGACGACTCGCAACTGCAGCAAGCCGATGCACAGATAGCTCCGGCCGCAGGTGTTCGAGAAACAAGATCGTTCTTCGAATATAAACCTCACGAGAGAGAGGTATAAATTGACCATCATTCCAAATCTTCTCGAGCGGAGTATTTCGCAATACATGAAGATTATGAAGCTTTACATTGTTGATCGGCAATTGGTTAACCAGCTTTGCGGTCGCAATGACTTGATCATCCGTTTCTCCTGGAAATCCAAAAATCAGATGAATCCCCAGATCTACCTGAGTTTTCTCTTTTATTCTCAAAATGGAATCGATTGCTCTTTGCCCAGAATGTCCACGTTGCATCCACACAAGCTGTTTTTCATCAAAAGATTGAACTCCCAGTTCAACTGCCACAAATCGATCTGATCTCGTTGTCTCATTCCATAAATCCAGAACAGCATCTGAAATACAATCCGGCCTGGTCCCAACGACCACTCCCTTTACATCGGGAAATGAAAAAGCCGTTTTAAACTGCTCACGCAAATGAATCGTTCGACTAAAAGTAGTCGTGTAGGCCTGAAAGTAGACCAAAAACATCTCCCCATTAAATCGTCGCTGCAATCTCGCGCGAGTTTCCTCAATTTGCCGATGCAGAGGTTCTTGAGAGTATTCGGGAAAAGCGGCTGATCCCCACTGATCACAAAAAATGCAGACTTTTCCTCCTCCCAGCCCCTCGCGGTTTGGGCAAGTTTCAGAAATGCTGACGGGAATCTTATAAACTTTTCCACCAAAACGATGACGGTAAAATTGGCTGATCGCATGATAGGGCAAACCTTGCCAGGGTGAAGCTAATGACATATGTGATACTTAAGCAAAATATTGGAGTTTGGCAATGCCATTGAGAGATGAGCTTGATTCGAACAATCCGTTTCAGATTGAAATCACCCAAGATGGCAGTCCGACCCTCAGACTAAGGGATTCATCGGGTCTTGGAGAATCCATGCATAATCTTAAGGGAGCTTTTTCAGAAACTATATATATTTACCTTCCCACCCTTCAAAGGGCCTTCGAATGGCAAGAGCCAGAAACTCGCCTGCTTTCAGTAGGGCTAGGACTTGGTTACAATGAACTTCTCTCCGCAGCCTTTACACTTAAAAATTATCCGAACCACCCCTGGCGCCTGCTCAGTTACGAAAGCAAGGATTTTCTTCGCCGCTACTTCATCAGCTGGCTCGATGAAAACCCTCGAGTCTCCCAAACTGATTCTGATCTATTTGGCGTCTATGATGTTATATTAGATTTGGTGAGTCGCGAGATGAACCTGACTCAAACCGCTGTCCGGAATCAATTGAAGCAAATGGCAGCAGAGAAAACCTGGATGCTCTACGAGACGCTCAAGCCATGTGAACATCCACCATTTCGGGTGCACGGAATTTTTTACGATGCTTTTTCATCTCAAACGAGTCCAGAGCTCTGGAATGAAAGTAACTTAGATCAGTTTTTTATCCAATTTGCGGACGTTCCCTGCGTTTTGTCTACTTACGCTGCCACCGGATCTCTCAAGCGGGCACTGAAAAGAGCAAATTTCAAAGTTGAATTCGTTCCAGGATTTGGCGGAAAGAGACAGAGCACCACGGCGATGAGAGATCGTCATTACTGAAAATCGAACATTAATAGGCGATTTTTTTTCTTGCCGAAGCCGGCCTTCGAACTTTTGGCTCTTGGCGAGCAATGCTCTCTCTTGGCTGAGCTAAATGAGCTATGATTTCTTGATGACAGCCATTG includes the following:
- a CDS encoding TIGR01212 family radical SAM protein (This family includes YhcC from E. coli K-12, an uncharacterized radical SAM protein.), with protein sequence MSLASPWQGLPYHAISQFYRHRFGGKVYKIPVSISETCPNREGLGGGKVCIFCDQWGSAAFPEYSQEPLHRQIEETRARLQRRFNGEMFLVYFQAYTTTFSRTIHLREQFKTAFSFPDVKGVVVGTRPDCISDAVLDLWNETTRSDRFVAVELGVQSFDEKQLVWMQRGHSGQRAIDSILRIKEKTQVDLGIHLIFGFPGETDDQVIATAKLVNQLPINNVKLHNLHVLRNTPLEKIWNDGQFIPLSREVYIRRTILFLEHLRPELSVHRLAAVASRHDELVAPAWASSKMETYQMFLDEFRRQKTFQGRKWKAPLILDKDPDVASSIQYLGLNSQILST